The following proteins are co-located in the Echinicola sp. 20G genome:
- a CDS encoding AraC family transcriptional regulator: protein MSEILIKNMVCPRCIMAVEGVFSKLEVPISRIELGKVTVSHALTNQQEKHLEGELESLGFGLIRTKESRLIEKVKSKLYQLLQEEEIPTSLNLSSYLINEINEDYSKLSHLFSQDQGITIEKFFIRLKLEKTKELLFNQELQLSEIAWRLGYSSVQHLSNQFKKVTGMTPSAYKKMKEKPRVGLDEIK, encoded by the coding sequence ATGTCAGAGATTTTGATCAAAAATATGGTTTGCCCACGCTGCATCATGGCAGTTGAGGGTGTTTTTAGCAAATTAGAGGTGCCGATCAGTAGGATTGAATTAGGGAAGGTGACTGTCTCTCATGCCCTGACCAATCAGCAGGAAAAACATTTGGAAGGTGAATTGGAGTCCTTGGGCTTTGGGCTGATTAGGACGAAAGAGAGCCGACTGATTGAGAAGGTCAAAAGTAAGCTTTATCAGCTGCTTCAGGAGGAAGAGATCCCTACATCTTTGAATTTGTCAAGTTACCTGATCAATGAAATCAATGAGGATTACAGTAAGCTCAGCCATTTATTCAGCCAAGATCAGGGAATAACCATTGAGAAATTTTTTATTCGGTTAAAACTGGAGAAGACCAAGGAGTTACTTTTTAATCAAGAATTACAGCTTAGTGAGATTGCTTGGAGGCTAGGGTACAGTAGTGTGCAGCATCTTTCCAATCAATTTAAAAAAGTAACAGGCATGACGCCCTCAGCCTATAAGAAAATGAAAGAAAAACCTCGTGTAGGCTTGGATGAGATAAAATAA
- a CDS encoding porin family protein, which produces MKKICLVIIAILGISASLQAQDFSIGPKLGISQGNIKVNGDGYESGSDKFGYHVGAFVRMGGNSLYLQPEVLYVNTGGEIKETQGMEEKTYEASFNRLDVPVMLGFKLGDVFRIQGGPVASFLLNSEFEDELNGATVPDYKSSTIGYQAGIGVDIANMIIDLKYEGSLSKQAESIAGLETDQRQNQLILSLGLRLF; this is translated from the coding sequence ATGAAAAAAATTTGTCTTGTAATTATCGCAATCCTGGGGATCAGTGCTTCTCTTCAAGCTCAGGACTTTTCCATTGGCCCTAAGCTGGGTATTTCTCAAGGAAACATCAAAGTAAATGGTGATGGATATGAAAGCGGAAGTGATAAGTTCGGTTATCATGTAGGTGCCTTTGTCAGAATGGGCGGCAACTCACTTTATCTCCAACCAGAAGTTCTTTATGTAAATACAGGTGGTGAAATCAAAGAAACCCAAGGAATGGAAGAAAAAACCTATGAAGCATCCTTCAACCGTCTTGATGTACCTGTGATGCTAGGATTTAAGTTAGGAGATGTCTTTAGAATCCAAGGAGGTCCAGTGGCCAGCTTTCTTCTGAATTCAGAATTTGAGGACGAACTTAATGGTGCAACTGTTCCAGATTATAAAAGCTCGACCATCGGCTATCAGGCCGGTATAGGTGTAGACATCGCCAACATGATCATTGACCTGAAATATGAAGGATCTCTAAGCAAGCAGGCAGAAAGCATTGCTGGACTGGAAACTGATCAAAGACAAAATCAACTGATACTATCCCTTGGCCTCAGGTTGTTCTAA